A genome region from Chryseobacterium sp. G0186 includes the following:
- a CDS encoding Lrp/AsnC family transcriptional regulator — translation MEQLDDKDLKLLRLLQNDAKLTVKELAKEISLSPSPVFERVKRLEQEGYVKRYAAILDAEKLNRGFTVFCQIKLKIHDRSVGHDFVKEILEIEEVAECYNISGDFDFLLKVQVLDMKHYQDFVFNKLGSVDSIGSTHSTFVMAEVKNNHGLTI, via the coding sequence GTGGAACAACTTGATGATAAGGATCTGAAACTACTGAGATTGCTTCAGAACGATGCCAAACTGACCGTTAAAGAATTGGCTAAGGAGATCAGCCTCTCTCCGTCTCCTGTTTTTGAAAGGGTAAAAAGACTGGAGCAGGAAGGATATGTTAAAAGGTATGCTGCTATTCTGGATGCAGAAAAACTGAACCGTGGGTTTACGGTCTTTTGCCAGATTAAGCTAAAGATTCATGACCGATCTGTGGGGCATGATTTTGTGAAGGAGATTCTGGAAATTGAGGAAGTGGCGGAATGCTATAATATTTCCGGTGATTTTGATTTTCTTTTAAAAGTGCAGGTTCTGGATATGAAACATTATCAGGATTTTGTGTTTAATAAATTAGGATCTGTAGATTCTATAGGAAGTACACACAGTACATTTGTAATGGCTGAAGTAAAAAACAACCATGGTTTAACGATATAA
- a CDS encoding bacteriocin-like protein: MKNFKKLDRNELKTISGDGLLDPIGGLIGGIGGVIGGVVGGLGGVVGGAVGGIGGAVGGVIGGVGTVVGNALCQTQCVVNGVIHIKLLECGSTC; the protein is encoded by the coding sequence ATGAAAAATTTCAAAAAACTAGACAGAAACGAACTAAAAACTATTTCAGGAGACGGATTACTTGATCCAATCGGAGGACTAATCGGTGGTATTGGAGGTGTAATTGGTGGCGTTGTTGGCGGCCTAGGTGGTGTAGTTGGAGGAGCTGTTGGTGGCATCGGTGGTGCTGTTGGTGGCGTTATTGGCGGTGTAGGTACTGTTGTAGGTAATGCATTATGTCAAACTCAATGCGTTGTCAACGGTGTAATTCACATCAAGTTACTTGAATGTGGATCTACTTGCTAA